A portion of the Pseudoxanthomonas sp. JBR18 genome contains these proteins:
- a CDS encoding endo alpha-1,4 polygalactosaminidase — translation MKRHGAVRSSLATMVGTVALFTAGVGLAVTLPPANGKFDYQLGGAYTPKADVAIVDRDRTDAPATGKYNICYINGFQTQPGETAWWKKNHPDLLVKKNGKYLEDPNWPGELLFDTSTAAKRTALMQVVGPWIDGCAAAGFNAVEPDNLDSWTRSSGLLKRANNVAFATLIAARAHQAGLAVAQKNAPELSLQGYTKIGFDFAIAEECQVWSECEDYTDVYGKQVYEIEYNDVTEDADGNPVDPISFYNAACKARGQNISVIYRDRAVTTDTGAGYVYKSC, via the coding sequence ATGAAAAGACATGGCGCGGTACGCAGTTCGTTGGCAACGATGGTGGGCACGGTGGCGTTGTTCACTGCGGGCGTGGGCTTGGCGGTGACGCTGCCGCCGGCCAATGGCAAGTTCGATTACCAGCTGGGCGGGGCGTACACGCCCAAGGCCGACGTGGCCATCGTGGACCGGGACCGCACCGATGCGCCGGCCACGGGCAAGTACAACATCTGCTACATCAACGGCTTCCAGACCCAGCCTGGCGAGACCGCGTGGTGGAAAAAGAACCATCCGGACCTGCTGGTCAAGAAGAACGGCAAGTACCTGGAAGACCCCAACTGGCCGGGCGAGCTGCTGTTCGACACCTCCACGGCGGCCAAGCGCACCGCGCTGATGCAGGTGGTGGGCCCGTGGATCGACGGCTGCGCGGCGGCAGGCTTCAACGCGGTGGAGCCGGATAACCTGGATTCGTGGACGCGCTCGTCGGGTCTGTTGAAGCGGGCCAACAATGTGGCCTTCGCCACGCTGATCGCCGCACGCGCGCACCAGGCCGGCCTGGCGGTGGCGCAGAAGAACGCGCCGGAACTGTCGCTGCAGGGCTATACCAAGATCGGCTTCGACTTCGCCATCGCCGAGGAATGCCAGGTGTGGTCCGAGTGCGAGGACTACACCGATGTCTACGGCAAGCAGGTCTACGAGATCGAATACAACGACGTGACCGAGGACGCCGACGGCAACCCGGTCGATCCGATCAGCTTCTACAACGCGGCTTGCAAGGCGCGCGGCCAGAACATCTCCGTGATCTACCGCGACCGCGCGGTGACCACGGACACCGGCGCCGGCTACGTCTACAAATCCTGCTGA
- a CDS encoding DUF6393 family protein — protein MPRFTPCGWTASIALIAIATLPLASCTNAGTARRAPTQEASMKSGVGPMLEEIYASQKPVRFEQLDVSDIVRRHFPVGTDKAAVIDAFAKSSTSKVVEDTADKLVVRDNHGQAMLDPDARSVVITFNLDTNGKVSGIEALHLKNQ, from the coding sequence ATGCCACGCTTCACGCCTTGCGGCTGGACTGCATCGATCGCTTTGATCGCCATCGCCACACTGCCGCTTGCATCCTGCACCAATGCGGGCACGGCGCGTCGCGCGCCGACACAGGAAGCATCCATGAAATCAGGAGTTGGTCCCATGCTGGAAGAGATTTACGCGTCCCAGAAGCCTGTCCGGTTCGAGCAGCTGGATGTCAGCGACATCGTGCGCAGGCACTTTCCCGTCGGCACCGACAAGGCCGCCGTCATTGATGCGTTCGCAAAATCCTCCACCTCAAAGGTGGTCGAGGACACGGCGGACAAGCTGGTGGTACGCGACAACCATGGTCAGGCCATGCTGGACCCGGATGCGCGATCTGTCGTGATCACCTTCAATCTGGATACGAACGGCAAGGTGTCCGGAATCGAAGCACTGCACCTCAAAAACCAGTAG
- a CDS encoding DUF1206 domain-containing protein: MEHPSGNTQRGVTVAARIGYTAKGVVYLLIGGLAAMAAFGLGGQRGGASEAITHMAAQPMGTTLLVFLAVGLICYTAWRLIQAVLDSENKGNGAKGLLMRAGFVISGLSYAALAWRCISLLMHSSSDSSSTPQRTAMVMQHEGGLIAIGLVGIIIALVGVAQFRRAIKRSYRAHWHTEDMPAHQLKWAEGIARWGLSARGLVFLMIGGFLCLAALQTDPSEAKGLGGALTTLAQQPFGPWLLLVVALGLVAYGVYCFVNARYRDTNA, from the coding sequence ATGGAACACCCCAGTGGGAACACGCAGCGCGGTGTCACCGTGGCTGCCCGGATCGGCTACACCGCCAAGGGCGTGGTCTACCTGCTCATCGGCGGGCTGGCGGCGATGGCGGCGTTCGGCCTGGGCGGTCAACGCGGCGGTGCCTCGGAGGCCATCACCCACATGGCCGCCCAGCCCATGGGCACCACGCTGCTGGTGTTCCTGGCGGTGGGCCTGATCTGCTACACCGCCTGGCGGCTGATCCAGGCCGTGCTCGATTCGGAAAACAAGGGCAACGGTGCCAAGGGCCTGCTGATGCGCGCCGGGTTCGTCATCAGCGGCCTGAGCTATGCGGCGCTGGCCTGGCGCTGCATCAGCCTGCTGATGCACAGCAGCAGCGATTCCTCCAGCACTCCGCAGCGCACCGCCATGGTCATGCAGCATGAGGGCGGGCTGATCGCCATCGGCCTGGTGGGGATCATCATCGCGCTGGTGGGCGTGGCCCAGTTCCGCCGCGCCATCAAACGCAGCTATCGCGCGCATTGGCATACCGAGGACATGCCGGCCCATCAACTCAAGTGGGCCGAGGGCATCGCCCGCTGGGGGCTCTCGGCGCGTGGGCTGGTCTTCCTGATGATTGGCGGATTCCTGTGCCTGGCGGCGCTGCAGACCGACCCCAGTGAGGCCAAGGGCCTGGGCGGGGCGCTCACGACGCTGGCCCAGCAACCCTTTGGGCCTTGGCTGCTGCTGGTGGTCGCGCTGGGGCTGGTGGCCTATGGCGTGTACTGTTTCGTCAATGCCCGGTATCGCGATACCAATGCCTGA
- a CDS encoding helix-turn-helix transcriptional regulator translates to MSTKSIHKAEYAILLQQLRDLRLAAGLTQAGLSAALGRPQSYVSDVERGGRRMDLLQLRDFCAACGSSLKVFVSKFERALAS, encoded by the coding sequence ATGTCCACCAAGTCGATCCATAAAGCGGAGTACGCAATCCTGCTGCAGCAGCTGCGCGATCTCCGATTGGCTGCAGGGCTGACGCAGGCGGGCCTGAGCGCTGCGCTGGGCCGTCCCCAGTCCTACGTCAGCGATGTTGAACGCGGCGGGCGGCGGATGGATTTGCTGCAACTGCGTGATTTTTGCGCCGCTTGTGGAAGCTCTCTCAAAGTGTTTGTTTCAAAGTTCGAGCGGGCTTTGGCCAGCTGA
- a CDS encoding DUF4145 domain-containing protein → MLIDCHVCAARVDAELLCEHSDLEFLATKTFFLKCPSCDSAIVAESQEDFVDSKTVWSRPIRVYPRPKRALGSDIPPIVRNSIDEAEKCMQSGAYLAATAMCGRSLEAICRYYNTKDNYLGGGLKELRDSGVIDSRLYQWSEELRDQRNNAAHATDTEISAQDANDVMTFTYAIIDYVFLLAQKFEQFQKRKNDRAAKKEAVAQPVKV, encoded by the coding sequence GTGCTGATTGATTGCCATGTCTGCGCAGCAAGAGTTGACGCTGAGTTGCTGTGTGAGCACAGCGACCTTGAGTTCCTTGCGACAAAGACTTTCTTCCTTAAGTGCCCATCCTGCGACTCGGCCATCGTTGCTGAGTCTCAGGAGGATTTTGTAGACAGCAAAACTGTTTGGTCTCGCCCAATCAGAGTTTACCCGCGCCCCAAGCGCGCCTTGGGTTCAGACATTCCACCCATCGTGCGCAACTCAATCGACGAAGCCGAGAAATGCATGCAGTCTGGTGCGTATCTCGCCGCGACTGCTATGTGTGGCCGATCTCTTGAAGCCATATGTCGTTACTACAACACGAAAGACAATTACCTGGGGGGTGGGCTCAAGGAGCTTCGTGACAGCGGAGTCATTGACTCACGACTGTATCAATGGAGCGAGGAACTTAGAGATCAACGCAACAATGCTGCGCACGCAACAGACACAGAAATCAGTGCCCAAGATGCCAACGACGTCATGACGTTCACGTATGCCATCATTGACTATGTCTTCCTGCTCGCGCAGAAGTTCGAACAGTTCCAGAAGCGCAAGAATGATCGCGCTGCAAAGAAAGAGGCCGTGGCCCAGCCGGTTAAGGTCTAA
- a CDS encoding XVIPCD domain-containing protein, with amino-acid sequence MEEKIEVGYRNIGSQLGKDYHHKFLLYTDKQGHQHTISGWTGDPQPGLPYGRMHVETNLPYDRTNPDHPANPNAVGQKQYREGIAHGPDLSKTWQQMIANARSKDDRYPYDPLEQNSNTLADSVLRDAKLPEPRQDGFTGHWAPASGRQLDESIRPVLPGLSNSGRVSSAGRPAQDAEREAQQRNDPYFRQALAGLDRLGPEAGVYTNQQDKERMAGALAVEAKQGRLPGIQDVVANPANGNLFAVWKNPGNGQDVMRVHVDKGDAIKQPLADNLHRLEIANQQAVQAPTQETSRSMEQPQHGALAR; translated from the coding sequence ATGGAAGAGAAGATCGAGGTTGGGTACCGCAATATCGGGTCACAGCTGGGCAAGGACTATCACCATAAGTTCCTGCTCTATACGGATAAGCAGGGTCACCAGCACACCATTAGCGGATGGACAGGGGATCCTCAGCCCGGCCTGCCCTATGGAAGGATGCACGTCGAAACCAACCTTCCTTACGACAGGACAAATCCCGACCATCCCGCCAATCCCAACGCGGTGGGCCAGAAGCAATATCGGGAAGGCATCGCGCATGGTCCGGACTTGTCCAAGACCTGGCAGCAGATGATCGCCAACGCCAGGAGCAAGGACGACAGATACCCTTACGACCCCCTGGAGCAGAACTCCAACACGCTGGCAGACAGCGTGCTGCGGGACGCAAAGCTTCCGGAGCCCAGGCAGGATGGATTCACTGGTCATTGGGCGCCCGCATCGGGTCGGCAGCTGGATGAGTCGATCAGACCGGTCTTGCCTGGACTCAGCAATTCTGGCCGCGTCTCCAGCGCAGGGCGCCCCGCCCAGGATGCCGAGCGCGAGGCCCAGCAGCGCAACGACCCGTATTTCAGGCAGGCCCTGGCAGGACTGGACAGGCTTGGCCCCGAAGCAGGCGTCTACACGAACCAGCAGGACAAGGAACGGATGGCGGGTGCGCTTGCGGTAGAAGCCAAACAGGGCCGTCTGCCGGGGATCCAGGACGTGGTCGCCAATCCGGCCAATGGCAACCTGTTTGCGGTCTGGAAGAATCCGGGGAATGGTCAGGACGTCATGCGCGTCCACGTCGACAAGGGCGATGCGATCAAGCAGCCCCTGGCCGACAATCTGCACAGGCTTGAGATCGCCAACCAGCAAGCCGTGCAGGCGCCCACCCAGGAGACCTCGCGCTCGATGGAGCAGCCCCAACACGGCGCGCTCGCTCGGTAA
- a CDS encoding SDR family oxidoreductase has translation MNNANQLEPRPRVLLVGASRGLGAAMSAELLRRGWDVTGTVRGHGRTELHDLADAHAGRVEIEQLDVTDQAQIAALRERLSGRSFDILFVNAGTANTHQEETIAEVSTEEFTRVMVTNALSPMRVIEALQDLVPTHGLIGIMSSGQGSIADNEKGGHEVYRGSKSALNQYMRSYAARHAGESRALLLLAPGWIRTSLGGPEAPFSLEETVPDIVDTLLSKQGKPGLEYLDRVGRAVRW, from the coding sequence ATGAACAACGCGAATCAGCTTGAACCCCGCCCGCGCGTCCTGCTCGTCGGGGCGTCGCGTGGCCTGGGTGCGGCGATGTCGGCCGAACTTCTCCGCAGGGGTTGGGACGTCACCGGCACCGTCCGCGGGCATGGCAGGACCGAACTGCATGACCTGGCCGATGCCCACGCCGGCCGCGTGGAGATCGAACAGCTCGACGTCACCGATCAGGCGCAGATCGCCGCACTGCGCGAGCGCTTGTCCGGTCGCAGCTTCGACATCCTGTTCGTCAACGCCGGTACCGCGAACACCCACCAGGAAGAAACCATCGCCGAGGTCTCCACCGAGGAATTCACGCGTGTGATGGTCACCAACGCGCTCTCCCCGATGCGCGTCATCGAGGCGTTGCAGGACCTGGTGCCCACGCACGGGCTGATCGGGATCATGTCGTCGGGGCAGGGCAGCATTGCCGATAACGAGAAGGGTGGTCATGAGGTCTATCGCGGCAGCAAGTCCGCCCTGAACCAATACATGCGCAGCTACGCGGCCCGCCACGCAGGGGAATCGCGTGCCCTGTTGCTGCTGGCGCCCGGCTGGATCCGGACGTCCCTGGGCGGGCCGGAGGCACCATTCAGCCTGGAGGAGACCGTCCCCGACATCGTCGACACCCTGCTCTCCAAGCAGGGTAAACCAGGGCTGGAATATCTCGACCGCGTGGGCCGCGCCGTGCGTTGGTGA
- a CDS encoding LysR family transcriptional regulator yields MQFDGRLLGGVSLLAAVVEAGSFARTAERLEMSPSGVSRAIARLEASVGIRLFDRNTRSLRLTSEGQRFYEEVMPHLEAIGMAAGRASGAAHRVEGRLRVQVDPFFSALVMAPHLPAFCQRYPDLHIEVLTREVIGDLVSDGVDVAVRFGPQPSSSLVARRLLETRILTVAAPSYLERCGRPATPQELEAHDCLQFRDPQTGHPFDWEFQKGRVTLPVATRGTLLLTDVGTMINACVAGAGIAQLMSLGLQPLLASGALVELFPDWPDEVFPLYAIYPSRRHPPAKVRAFLDFCLQITRDSGSGVRLM; encoded by the coding sequence ATGCAGTTCGATGGTCGATTGCTGGGTGGCGTGAGTCTGCTGGCGGCGGTGGTCGAAGCGGGGAGTTTTGCCAGGACGGCCGAGCGCCTGGAGATGTCGCCTTCTGGTGTAAGCCGTGCGATCGCCCGCCTGGAGGCGAGCGTGGGGATTCGCCTGTTCGACCGCAATACGCGCTCGCTCCGGCTGACCTCCGAAGGCCAGCGGTTCTATGAGGAGGTGATGCCGCACCTGGAGGCGATCGGGATGGCCGCCGGGCGTGCCTCGGGAGCCGCCCACCGTGTCGAAGGGCGGTTGCGCGTGCAGGTCGATCCGTTCTTCTCGGCATTGGTCATGGCGCCGCATCTGCCCGCGTTCTGCCAACGCTATCCGGACCTGCACATCGAGGTGTTGACCCGCGAGGTGATCGGCGATCTGGTGTCCGATGGCGTGGACGTGGCGGTCCGGTTCGGTCCCCAGCCGAGTTCATCGCTGGTCGCGCGACGCCTGCTGGAAACCCGCATCCTCACCGTCGCCGCACCGTCCTACCTGGAGCGCTGCGGGAGGCCCGCCACGCCGCAGGAACTGGAAGCCCATGATTGCCTGCAATTTCGCGATCCGCAGACCGGCCATCCCTTTGACTGGGAATTTCAGAAAGGCCGGGTGACCCTGCCGGTGGCAACGCGCGGAACGCTGCTGCTTACGGACGTGGGGACGATGATCAATGCGTGCGTGGCAGGGGCAGGGATTGCCCAATTGATGTCGCTCGGCCTGCAGCCGCTCCTGGCGTCCGGTGCGTTGGTGGAGTTGTTCCCTGACTGGCCGGATGAGGTGTTCCCGCTCTACGCGATCTATCCCTCGCGTCGGCATCCGCCAGCCAAGGTGCGCGCATTCCTGGACTTCTGCCTGCAGATCACGCGCGATTCGGGAAGCGGAGTCAGGCTGATGTAG
- a CDS encoding LysR family transcriptional regulator, translated as MSKLPDFEGLALFAKVAECRSFAAAARELDLSVPTVSRGIARLETRLGARVFNRTSRQLALTGFGQDLLGRATQLYRDAEEAEAVARDQSASPRGTVRLAVPMSFGVRWIAPLLPGLFERYPELSLDLHLSDAVVDLVGDGFDAGLRIASLPDSTLAARRLCQVSRYTVAAPSYVARYGQPGHPRDLDPAHCLAFALRAGGDVWRLSNGRRKETVHPLGRLRVTNSEALLPVLLAGHAVAALPEFIAAEYLRDGRLVPLLTQWKQSDGGLYFVTPTTQNRPAKVEAVARYFIEMFAAPPWRQ; from the coding sequence ATGTCCAAGCTTCCCGACTTCGAAGGCCTCGCGCTGTTTGCCAAGGTCGCCGAATGCCGCTCCTTCGCCGCCGCGGCGCGGGAACTGGACCTCTCGGTGCCCACGGTGTCGCGCGGCATCGCCAGGCTCGAGACGCGTCTGGGCGCACGCGTGTTCAATCGAACCTCGAGGCAACTCGCACTGACCGGGTTCGGCCAGGATCTGTTGGGGCGGGCGACCCAGCTGTATCGCGATGCAGAAGAAGCCGAGGCCGTCGCACGCGACCAGTCCGCGTCCCCGCGTGGCACCGTCCGCCTCGCCGTGCCCATGAGTTTCGGCGTGCGCTGGATCGCGCCCCTGCTGCCCGGCCTGTTCGAGCGCTACCCGGAGCTGTCGCTGGACCTGCACCTGTCCGACGCGGTCGTGGATCTGGTCGGGGACGGCTTCGACGCAGGCCTGCGCATTGCCTCCCTGCCTGATTCGACGCTGGCCGCGCGGCGCCTGTGTCAGGTCTCGCGCTACACGGTGGCCGCACCGAGCTATGTCGCCCGCTACGGCCAGCCCGGTCACCCGCGCGATCTGGATCCGGCGCACTGCCTTGCCTTCGCGCTGCGCGCCGGGGGCGATGTCTGGCGCCTCAGCAACGGGCGCAGGAAGGAAACCGTGCACCCCCTGGGCCGCCTGCGTGTGACCAATTCGGAAGCGTTGCTGCCCGTGTTGCTGGCGGGCCATGCCGTCGCCGCGCTCCCCGAGTTCATCGCCGCCGAGTACCTGCGCGACGGGCGGCTCGTGCCACTGTTGACCCAGTGGAAGCAGTCGGACGGCGGTCTGTACTTCGTCACCCCCACCACACAGAACCGGCCCGCGAAGGTGGAAGCGGTGGCCCGCTATTTCATCGAGATGTTCGCCGCGCCGCCGTGGCGGCAGTGA
- a CDS encoding MBL fold metallo-hydrolase, with the protein MDLRTESRVYTVGEASVTRITDRVLDTLRGPDIFPDWTHEAVRDHAQPMRPEHLGEDGERLLMSVHSWLVRVGGKTVLVDTGIGNGKSRPFNPIFHQLNTDYLRRLAHAGVTPEAVDMVLLTHLHVDHVGWNTINVDGAWVPTFPNARYVYAQAEEDFYASDEGASRRMVFDDSVLPLIEAGLVQRIGDGGGAVDAHFHFHPTPGHCVGHMSIGLASAGASALFGGDVMHHPLQLRHPAWNAVFCAEAEQARRSRAWALAYVADTRGLYFSSHFAGTSVVQAKGPDPAQWAFV; encoded by the coding sequence ATGGACCTGAGGACCGAATCCAGGGTGTACACGGTGGGCGAGGCGAGCGTCACCCGCATCACCGACCGCGTGCTGGACACGTTGCGCGGCCCGGACATCTTTCCCGACTGGACGCACGAGGCGGTGCGGGACCACGCCCAGCCCATGCGGCCCGAGCACCTGGGCGAAGACGGCGAGCGCCTGCTGATGAGCGTGCACAGCTGGCTGGTGCGCGTGGGCGGCAAGACCGTGCTGGTCGACACGGGGATCGGCAATGGCAAGTCGCGACCGTTCAACCCGATCTTCCACCAGCTCAACACCGACTACCTGCGCAGGCTGGCGCACGCCGGTGTGACGCCCGAGGCGGTGGACATGGTGCTGCTGACCCACCTGCACGTGGACCACGTGGGCTGGAACACCATCAATGTCGATGGTGCGTGGGTGCCGACTTTTCCCAACGCACGCTACGTCTATGCGCAGGCCGAAGAGGATTTCTACGCCAGCGACGAAGGCGCGTCGCGCCGAATGGTGTTTGACGACAGCGTGCTGCCGCTGATCGAGGCAGGCCTGGTCCAGCGCATCGGCGATGGCGGCGGCGCGGTCGATGCGCACTTCCACTTCCATCCCACGCCCGGGCACTGCGTGGGCCACATGTCGATCGGGCTGGCGTCGGCGGGTGCGTCGGCGCTGTTCGGCGGCGATGTCATGCACCATCCGCTGCAATTACGGCATCCGGCGTGGAACGCGGTCTTCTGCGCGGAGGCGGAGCAGGCGCGGCGCTCGCGCGCCTGGGCGCTGGCGTACGTGGCCGACACGCGTGGGCTGTATTTCAGCTCGCACTTCGCAGGGACCTCGGTGGTGCAAGCCAAGGGGCCGGACCCAGCGCAGTGGGCTTTTGTTTGA
- a CDS encoding amidohydrolase family protein gives MKLIGIEEHVLTHDVLKAWSAAGLEATDPSVAFHSGVIEGRLLDLGKGRIELMDETGLDVQVLSLTTPALHDLGADSVELARRTNDALAAAVARHPTRFQAMATLPMAVPEAAARELERCVRTLGFKGVLLCGKVGERHLDAPAFFPVFQTAAALGVPVFLHPRVPAPSVRDAYYSGFSPEVDAALATYGLGWHYDAGLQFIRLVLAGLFDRLPSLQVILGHWGELVLFYAERLAAMDRVSGLEHPIATYLRRNLYVTASGMFLPHFLERAVAIVGAERLLFSTDFPYQYRPGHEARAFLERCGLSDQCKAGFAHANWTRLTG, from the coding sequence ATGAAATTGATCGGCATCGAAGAACACGTGCTGACCCACGACGTCCTCAAGGCCTGGAGCGCGGCAGGCCTGGAGGCCACCGATCCAAGCGTGGCGTTCCATTCCGGCGTGATCGAGGGCCGCCTGCTGGACCTGGGCAAAGGCCGGATCGAATTGATGGATGAAACCGGGCTGGACGTGCAGGTGCTGTCCCTGACCACGCCGGCGCTGCACGATCTCGGAGCGGACAGTGTGGAGCTGGCAAGACGCACCAATGACGCGCTGGCGGCGGCTGTTGCCCGTCATCCGACCCGTTTCCAGGCGATGGCGACGCTGCCGATGGCCGTCCCCGAGGCCGCGGCCCGCGAACTGGAGCGCTGCGTCAGGACGCTGGGCTTCAAGGGCGTGCTGTTGTGTGGAAAGGTCGGCGAGCGCCACCTGGACGCTCCTGCCTTCTTTCCGGTCTTCCAGACGGCGGCGGCGCTGGGCGTGCCGGTGTTCCTGCACCCCCGCGTGCCCGCCCCGTCGGTGCGGGATGCTTACTACTCGGGCTTCTCGCCGGAGGTCGATGCGGCGTTGGCCACCTACGGCCTTGGCTGGCATTACGACGCCGGCCTCCAGTTCATCCGCCTGGTCCTTGCCGGGCTGTTCGACCGCTTGCCGAGCCTGCAGGTGATCCTCGGTCATTGGGGCGAACTGGTGCTGTTCTACGCCGAACGCCTGGCCGCGATGGATCGTGTGTCCGGTCTTGAACATCCGATCGCCACGTACCTGCGCAGGAACCTCTATGTCACCGCAAGCGGCATGTTCCTCCCGCACTTCTTGGAGCGTGCCGTGGCCATCGTCGGGGCCGAGCGGCTGCTGTTCTCGACCGACTTTCCCTACCAGTACCGTCCAGGCCATGAGGCGAGGGCCTTTCTGGAGCGCTGCGGGCTCTCCGATCAATGCAAGGCCGGGTTCGCCCACGCCAATTGGACGCGGTTGACCGGCTGA
- a CDS encoding SDR family oxidoreductase, whose protein sequence is MSLKLNNKIALVTGGTTGIGLETARQFALEGATVYVTGRRKEQLDAAVASIGANAKGIQVDSAKLGELAHLAQTIKADHGRLDVLFVNAGGGSLVPLGEITEAHFDDTFDRNVKGTLFTVQALLPVLAEGASVMLTGSTAGSTGSPGFSVYGASKAAVRALVRNWILEVDKARKLRFNILAPGPTRTPGLVELAGPDAGQQQGLLDFLATQVPLGRVGEPIEIARAAVFLASDDASFVNGAELFVDGGQAQV, encoded by the coding sequence ATGTCACTCAAGCTCAACAACAAGATCGCCCTGGTCACCGGCGGCACTACCGGCATCGGCCTGGAAACCGCGCGCCAGTTCGCCCTCGAAGGGGCCACGGTGTACGTCACCGGTCGCCGCAAGGAACAGCTCGATGCTGCGGTGGCCTCGATCGGCGCCAATGCGAAAGGTATCCAGGTCGATTCGGCCAAACTCGGCGAACTCGCGCATCTGGCGCAGACCATCAAGGCCGACCACGGCCGCCTCGACGTGCTGTTCGTGAACGCAGGCGGCGGCAGCCTGGTCCCCTTGGGGGAAATCACCGAAGCGCACTTCGATGACACCTTCGATCGCAACGTCAAGGGCACCTTGTTTACGGTGCAGGCGCTGCTGCCGGTCCTGGCCGAGGGCGCCTCGGTCATGCTCACCGGCTCGACCGCCGGTTCCACCGGCTCGCCGGGCTTCAGCGTCTATGGCGCGTCCAAGGCGGCGGTGCGCGCCTTGGTCCGCAACTGGATTCTCGAAGTCGACAAGGCACGCAAGCTGCGCTTCAACATCCTGGCGCCTGGCCCGACGCGCACGCCCGGGCTGGTGGAACTGGCCGGTCCGGACGCCGGCCAGCAGCAGGGCCTGCTGGACTTCCTGGCCACCCAGGTGCCGTTGGGACGCGTGGGCGAGCCGATCGAGATCGCGCGTGCGGCCGTGTTCCTCGCCTCCGACGATGCCAGCTTCGTCAACGGTGCGGAGCTGTTCGTCGATGGGGGCCAGGCGCAGGTGTAA
- a CDS encoding LysR family transcriptional regulator — translation MSQHVDLNLLTALDMLLTERNVTRAARRLGLSPSAMSRTLSRLRLATGDQLLVQAGRTLVPTPYAEQLTAQVHELAHSARAVLQPANNDLDLKTLERTFTLRANDGFIDLIGASLMAAIAQAAPRVRLRFVPKLDKDAQPLRDGMIDLEIGVIGTKAPELKTRLLLQDRFVGICRTGHPLLARPGITAKRYASHPHVVVSRKRKFSGPVDDALDRLGLRRTVVMVVPSYTNAMRIVRNADLIGLVPRSSLGSGSPEEIATDAGLQYFELPVRTPAIKVSAIWHPRLHADPAHRWLRDTVLTVCKETRLRD, via the coding sequence ATGAGCCAGCACGTCGACCTGAACCTCCTCACCGCGTTGGACATGTTGCTGACCGAGCGCAACGTGACACGCGCCGCGCGTCGTTTGGGCCTGAGCCCCTCGGCCATGAGCAGGACGCTGTCCAGGCTGCGGCTCGCTACCGGCGATCAACTGCTCGTCCAGGCCGGCAGGACCCTGGTGCCAACGCCCTACGCCGAACAACTGACCGCGCAGGTGCATGAACTCGCGCACAGTGCACGCGCCGTGCTCCAGCCGGCGAACAACGACCTCGACCTGAAGACCCTGGAGCGGACCTTCACCCTGCGGGCGAATGACGGGTTCATCGACCTCATCGGCGCCTCGCTGATGGCAGCGATCGCCCAGGCCGCGCCGCGCGTGCGCCTGCGCTTCGTTCCCAAACTCGACAAGGACGCACAGCCGTTGCGCGACGGCATGATCGACCTGGAGATCGGGGTGATCGGCACCAAGGCGCCGGAGTTGAAGACGCGGCTGCTGCTGCAGGACCGATTCGTCGGGATCTGCCGGACCGGACATCCGCTCCTGGCAAGGCCTGGCATCACGGCGAAGCGCTACGCCAGCCATCCGCATGTGGTCGTATCGCGCAAGCGCAAGTTTTCAGGTCCGGTGGACGATGCGCTGGATCGGCTGGGCCTGCGCAGGACGGTCGTCATGGTCGTGCCCAGCTACACCAACGCCATGCGGATCGTGCGCAATGCGGACCTGATCGGGCTGGTTCCGCGTTCGAGCCTGGGCAGCGGATCGCCTGAGGAGATCGCCACCGACGCGGGCCTGCAGTACTTCGAGCTGCCGGTGCGCACCCCGGCGATCAAGGTCTCGGCCATCTGGCACCCGCGCCTGCATGCAGACCCCGCCCATCGCTGGCTGCGCGACACCGTCCTGACCGTCTGCAAGGAGACGCGGCTGCGCGACTGA